In Argiope bruennichi chromosome 4, qqArgBrue1.1, whole genome shotgun sequence, a single window of DNA contains:
- the LOC129965625 gene encoding uncharacterized protein LOC129965625 isoform X4: MRFQRMNNKLSEKQEFDESNGDFENEDQNLNNQTVHDCSDMLTLEGLRRTYNSCSNCGVSWYDDHVSLDCSECGGYAMYRPCPTCNGQCGSMWRRDVKASHVSKHAQWHGTCSLNCQSQNLLKTMSEDKNANFTDSYHCLPQSLMREAHIL; encoded by the exons ATGCGTTTTCAACGAATGAATAACAAGTTGAGTGAGAAGCAGGAGTTTGACGAGAGCAACGGAGATTTCGAGAATGAAGACCAAAATCTCAACAACCAAACCGTGCACGATTGTTCAGATATGCTGACTTTGGAAGGATTGAGGCGGACTTACAACTCATGTTCCAA TTGTGGCGTCAGCTGGTATGATGACCACGTAAGCCTCGACTGCAGCGAGTGCGGTGGATATGCAATGTACAGACCATGCCCAACATGTAATGGGCAGTGTGGAAGCATGTGGAGAAGAGATGTCAAAGCA TCTCATGTCAGCAAGCACGCCCAGTGGCATGGTACCTGTTCCTTGAACTGTCAATCTCAGAATCTCTTGAAGACAATGTCTGAGGACAAAAATGCTAACTTCACCGACAGCTATCACTGTTTACCCCAGAGTCTGATGCGTGAAGCACATATACTGTAA
- the LOC129965625 gene encoding uncharacterized protein LOC129965625 isoform X1, which produces MEFILSFDSKSNKMRFQRMNNKLSEKQEFDESNGDFENEDQNLNNQTVHDCSDMLTLEGLRRTYNSCSNCGVSWYDDHVSLDCSECGGYAMYRPCPTCNGQCGSMWRRDVKASHVSKHAQWHGTCSLNCQSQNLLKTMSEDKNANFTDSYHCLPQSLMREAHIL; this is translated from the exons aTTCAAAGTCTAACAAAATGCGTTTTCAACGAATGAATAACAAGTTGAGTGAGAAGCAGGAGTTTGACGAGAGCAACGGAGATTTCGAGAATGAAGACCAAAATCTCAACAACCAAACCGTGCACGATTGTTCAGATATGCTGACTTTGGAAGGATTGAGGCGGACTTACAACTCATGTTCCAA TTGTGGCGTCAGCTGGTATGATGACCACGTAAGCCTCGACTGCAGCGAGTGCGGTGGATATGCAATGTACAGACCATGCCCAACATGTAATGGGCAGTGTGGAAGCATGTGGAGAAGAGATGTCAAAGCA TCTCATGTCAGCAAGCACGCCCAGTGGCATGGTACCTGTTCCTTGAACTGTCAATCTCAGAATCTCTTGAAGACAATGTCTGAGGACAAAAATGCTAACTTCACCGACAGCTATCACTGTTTACCCCAGAGTCTGATGCGTGAAGCACATATACTGTAA
- the LOC129965625 gene encoding uncharacterized protein LOC129965625 isoform X2: MMHDSKSNKMRFQRMNNKLSEKQEFDESNGDFENEDQNLNNQTVHDCSDMLTLEGLRRTYNSCSNCGVSWYDDHVSLDCSECGGYAMYRPCPTCNGQCGSMWRRDVKASHVSKHAQWHGTCSLNCQSQNLLKTMSEDKNANFTDSYHCLPQSLMREAHIL, from the exons ATGATGCATG aTTCAAAGTCTAACAAAATGCGTTTTCAACGAATGAATAACAAGTTGAGTGAGAAGCAGGAGTTTGACGAGAGCAACGGAGATTTCGAGAATGAAGACCAAAATCTCAACAACCAAACCGTGCACGATTGTTCAGATATGCTGACTTTGGAAGGATTGAGGCGGACTTACAACTCATGTTCCAA TTGTGGCGTCAGCTGGTATGATGACCACGTAAGCCTCGACTGCAGCGAGTGCGGTGGATATGCAATGTACAGACCATGCCCAACATGTAATGGGCAGTGTGGAAGCATGTGGAGAAGAGATGTCAAAGCA TCTCATGTCAGCAAGCACGCCCAGTGGCATGGTACCTGTTCCTTGAACTGTCAATCTCAGAATCTCTTGAAGACAATGTCTGAGGACAAAAATGCTAACTTCACCGACAGCTATCACTGTTTACCCCAGAGTCTGATGCGTGAAGCACATATACTGTAA
- the LOC129965625 gene encoding uncharacterized protein LOC129965625 isoform X3, translating to MHSKSNKMRFQRMNNKLSEKQEFDESNGDFENEDQNLNNQTVHDCSDMLTLEGLRRTYNSCSNCGVSWYDDHVSLDCSECGGYAMYRPCPTCNGQCGSMWRRDVKASHVSKHAQWHGTCSLNCQSQNLLKTMSEDKNANFTDSYHCLPQSLMREAHIL from the exons aTTCAAAGTCTAACAAAATGCGTTTTCAACGAATGAATAACAAGTTGAGTGAGAAGCAGGAGTTTGACGAGAGCAACGGAGATTTCGAGAATGAAGACCAAAATCTCAACAACCAAACCGTGCACGATTGTTCAGATATGCTGACTTTGGAAGGATTGAGGCGGACTTACAACTCATGTTCCAA TTGTGGCGTCAGCTGGTATGATGACCACGTAAGCCTCGACTGCAGCGAGTGCGGTGGATATGCAATGTACAGACCATGCCCAACATGTAATGGGCAGTGTGGAAGCATGTGGAGAAGAGATGTCAAAGCA TCTCATGTCAGCAAGCACGCCCAGTGGCATGGTACCTGTTCCTTGAACTGTCAATCTCAGAATCTCTTGAAGACAATGTCTGAGGACAAAAATGCTAACTTCACCGACAGCTATCACTGTTTACCCCAGAGTCTGATGCGTGAAGCACATATACTGTAA